The following proteins come from a genomic window of Gemmatimonadaceae bacterium:
- a CDS encoding BglII/BstYI family type II restriction endonuclease yields the protein MRLVEVYSHLNGKEHILVHKKRLWGEIESVINKVDAKECRTKISKEKRKATRGLLYSPIELNRAFKRELHARDWHEDRVSYWVTSNAELVVQTMNMPPEQQKAELIANGIQPIFSYNQTDFVKNRIHIEVQFGKYSFVAYDLFVKHVAFFVGRKIDVGIEILPMKELQECMSSGVAYYEGELYNLLRGGRSNPAVPLVMIGVAP from the coding sequence ACATTCTCGTCCACAAGAAGCGTCTCTGGGGTGAGATTGAATCCGTTATAAACAAGGTCGACGCGAAAGAATGCCGCACGAAAATCTCAAAGGAAAAGCGAAAAGCTACGCGAGGCCTCCTTTATAGCCCCATCGAGTTGAATCGCGCGTTCAAGAGGGAATTACACGCGCGTGATTGGCATGAAGATCGGGTGTCCTATTGGGTGACTTCTAATGCAGAACTCGTCGTCCAGACAATGAACATGCCTCCCGAACAGCAGAAGGCGGAGCTTATCGCGAACGGAATCCAACCGATATTCTCATATAACCAGACCGACTTCGTTAAGAACAGAATCCACATCGAAGTGCAATTCGGAAAATACTCCTTCGTTGCGTACGATTTATTCGTCAAGCATGTGGCGTTCTTCGTTGGTAGAAAGATTGACGTTGGAATTGAGATTTTACCGATGAAGGAGTTGCAGGAATGCATGTCCTCGGGTGTGGCATATTACGAGGGCGAATTGTACAACCTTCTCCGCGGAGGGCGGTCGAATCCCGCGGTTCCCTTAGTGATGATTGGCGTCGCCCCTTAG